From the Juglans microcarpa x Juglans regia isolate MS1-56 chromosome 7D, Jm3101_v1.0, whole genome shotgun sequence genome, the window GGATCTCGTatgattttattacttttttggtTTAGTTTTTAATTACTCGTTGATGATTTCTTATCAGAAAACATTCGGCTGTTGATCAGGGATAAACTGTGAACTTAGAACAtgaaaatgtttatttgtttattctttGCTTCTGATCTGGTGTGTTATTAATAGTGTACCAAACAACCCTTTAATGGGTTATCTAATCTTATGAATGTTCTATTTTTACCCCGATGTTTTCTGACAAGTCAATGAAATTATCCTTCAAACGTGAACTCTTTAAGGAATTGATCGATTTTTGATTGAATAGGTTTGGTGACTGTACATCAACGATGTTGCATACTTGTTTTATATAGAATCCAAGATATTTTTATGCTTTCGTTGTTTGCAACTGTCAAGTTGCCATTAAAGGTGGTGAAATTTCTTTCTGAGttatattttgatttggttTACGATATGATCAGGACCTGTACGTGTATATGTATGCTTTTGCATATTGGTATATATGTCCCCTGAAGTTTTATCACTTTTGTTACAGCATCTATATAACGTTCCAATATGGGTAAGGAGAAGTTTCACATCAACATTGTGGTCATAGGCCATGTCGACTCTGGAAAGTCAACCACCACCGGGCATTTGATCTATAAGCTCGGAGGTATTGACAAGCGTGTTATTGAGAGGTTCGAGAAAGAGGCTGCTGAGATGAACAAGAGGTCATTCAAGTATGCCTGGGTGTTGGACAAGCTTAAGGCTGAACGTGAACGTGGTATTACCATTGACATTGCCTTGTGGAAATTCGAGACTACCAAGTACTACTGCACTGTCATTGATGCGCCCGGTCATCGTGACTTTATCAAGAACATGATCACCGGTACCTCACAGGCTGACTGTGCTGTCCTCATCATCGATTCCACCACTGGTGGTTTTGAAGCCGGTATTTCCAAGGATGGTCAGACCCGCGAGCATGCCTTGCTTGCCTTTACACTTGGTGTCAAGCAGATGATTTGCTGCTGTAACAAGGTGAGCTTTTGTTCACACTATGCGGATGACATTAGTTTTCTATCCATTTTTGGTGGTTATGATTTGAGGTTAAATATGACTTGAGTTACTTTTGCTGACAATTATATGCCAGATGGATGCCACAACCCCAAAATACTCCAAGGCAAGGTACGATGAAATCGTTAAGGAAGTTTCATCCTATTTAAAGAAGGTTGGGTACAACCCTGACAAGATCCCCTTCGTCCCAATCTCTGGTTTTGAGGGCGACAACATGATTGAGAGGTCAACCAACCTTGACTGGTACAAGGGCCCCACCCTCCTTGAGGCTCTTGACTTGATCCAGGAGCCCAAGAGGCCCTCAGACAAGCCCCTCCGTCTGCCACTCCAGGACGTCTACAAGATTGGTGGCATTGGAACTGTCCCAGTTGGACGTGTGGAGACTGGTGTCATCAAGCCTGGTATGGTTGTGACCTTTGGCCCCACTGGACTGACGACTGAAGTTAAGTCTGTGGAGATGCACCATGAAGCTCTCCCGGAGGCCCTTCCTGGTGACAATGTTGGCTTCAATGTGAAGAACGTTGCTGTGAAGGATCTGAAGCGTGGTTTTGTTGCTTCCAACTCCAAGGATGATCCTGCCAAGGAGGCAGCTAACTTCACCTCCCAGGTCATCATCATGAATCACCCTGGTCAGATCGGCAATGGTTATGCTCCAGTGCTTGACTGCCACACTTCCCACATTGCAGTTAAGTTTGCTGAGCTGTTGACGAAGATTGACAGGCGATCTGGTAAGGAGCTGGAGAAAGAGccaaaatttttgaagaatgGTGATGCAGGGATGGTGAAGATGATTCCCACCAAGCCGATGGTTGTCGAGACTTTTTCAGAGTATCCACCTCTCGGTCGTTTTGCCGTTAGGGACATGCGCCAGACCGTGGCTGTTGGTGTCATCAAGAGTGTTGAGAAGAAGGATCCAAGTGGTGCGAAGGTCACCAAGTCTGCTGCTAAGAAGAAGTGAATCGTGCAGCAGTATAATCTTCAAATTTCAGCAGGTCATATTTATAATGCTTATGATACAAACATGGTCAGTGTTTGTATTGCTTTTGGACGTTGCTTGCTTTATTTTATGAGGCGAAGTTTGATGCTTTCGATGTTGGGTACCCTGTCTCAGAGTTGGGTACTTGATAGGCGGTGGTATTAAAAGGGGTATAGTTGCAAAGTTGTGTTTCCCTGTCTTGATTTTTCGAGGTGCGTCAGATATTATTCTAAGGCGGctcaaaagttttgttttgGTGTTGCTTAATATGAACTGgttcttgcataatttaatactTCTGATTTCCAGAGTCCCATTAGGTTCTCATTACTATTGAACattttcattcaaaacttaatctttgatttatttgaataCTTAAATTCTCACCTTTAATTGGTTGGATCAGAATGGGCGAGGCTAAGATGCCATGCCAGAAGATCATATTAGGGGTGTAGGTTCTGACCCAGGAATCCTGATATATTCGGACCGGAACTTAGGTTTCAAACCAGGATTGGGTTGGTCTGGGTCAAATCTGGGTTGGAACCTGTGTGGATCCGAGTTTTTGAAATCCGGAAATTCGGGTTTCGGGTTGTACTcggaattttttttccttcaactttaGGCTTTTTTGCTTCAACTTTCCTCACAACCaaacatatttattaaactttgAGCATGGATGAGTACATACAAAGAGTGAAAAGGACGAAATAAACAAATTTGAacttttttccttcaactttccCAACAACTAAATAGATTCATTAAAATAGAGAATCAACGAATCTATAAACAAGTTGATATCCaatacatattaaaaaacaaaaaaagtttccAAACATTTCAAAAACCACATGGCCACCAGTAAAGTGATAGTCAAAGCATCCATCTATCACcgcacaatccatctcaacggTAAATAGTTCACTCACCCAATGACCTTATACTCATGCACAGAAACATAGTTACAAGGggggagaaacagagagagaagtGAGTCGAGGGGGTTTATCAAgggatttgttttttaaaagaccCGGGTACCAGGTCCCTAACCCGTACCTAGACCGTGTTGGTCTGGGTTTTGCAATCCGGATTTCAGATCCATTTTGATCTGGACTAGGAAAAAATCCGGCTCGGATGAACAGTGCTATATCATGTcgaatttatttataaattcctCTATTGCCaacaattataatttaaaaagttatttcttATCCTCCCAGCGTTATCACATCACCAAATTTTCATGCATCTTCATTcctgttttttttccttttttgaagtatacaaaagtataagatttatttgtatttggagggtataataagttattttatgcaatataatatatatattctcttttttctagttttaaattctttttgtaagttgtatttaaaaatatttaaaaactcaTGTGGATAttctttaaaactaaaattagaaaaaatcaaaacttaaaatattaaaaatgaatgATCAGTGATTGGCCACCCCAAGAATCACGAGGGTTGGTTGGACCACACCTAGGGCTATAGTGGTGGCAAGCAACCCAGTTGTGGCCACATCGGTGCCTGGACTACCCCACTTACCGTCCAGTATCGTTTGATCGTGGCCTACTAGCTCtatttcttgtttaaaaaaagggtggcttttttggaaaaagattggaactaggttattttagaaacttTGATCTAatatcaatacaacaaaaaatagcaatttcgtcctaaaattttttttgagaagaaaaaaatcgtCTCAAGATCATCCCAGTATCATTGTTTGAAAAGATTTTATGggatgaaaatttgaatttctttccaaaaatatttttttggacgaaatgaaatgaaaccatTCGATGGCATTCAAACGTAAAgatttttttgggacgattaaatttcatcccagaTATACGTTCAAACAATTAATTCATTACGTCCAACCGTAACTCTTATGTTCGAATGCTTTGGTTTGAGTGGTCGATCAAATTCgaatacgtttgaacgtattaTTACGTAGAAACGTTCAACCTTTAAATTTTGTGTTCGACCTTACAACTATGTTCGAATGCATTGCGTTGAGTGGTCGATTGAATTCtaatacattcgaacatataatCAGGGAAAAGCATTCGAACCTTCAATATAGttttcgaacgtatatgtaatgTTCAATGATGTAAGAAATCATCTGAATGCTTATTACGTTCGAATGCGACATTATTTATGTTCAATTGTTGTATCTATATTTGAACGCCAATTACATATTATGTTCGAATGTTCTTTGTACTCGTTCTAATGGTTAGACTGACTATATGTTCGAACTGATTTTGGAGATTCAAAcagtatgaatttttttatctaataatgtaaaaccttaaatacacataaataatatcttaaaatttaaattagaattttttcaataaacaGAAAAAGTAGTGTCATAAgtgcaaattaattaaagaaaacattGTTCATCATAcacaaaaaatagtaaaattattaaatcagTTAGTAGGAGGTCTGAAGTGTTGCATCATCATCTATATtcggagttgcatctctcttctGAACTCCTcttattgttttaattaaggGTGTAAGTTTAAACCAAAAAATCGGtccggactggaccgaactGGTTGGACCGGTTTTGAACTGGT encodes:
- the LOC121239168 gene encoding elongation factor 1-alpha-like, with translation MGKEKFHINIVVIGHVDSGKSTTTGHLIYKLGGIDKRVIERFEKEAAEMNKRSFKYAWVLDKLKAERERGITIDIALWKFETTKYYCTVIDAPGHRDFIKNMITGTSQADCAVLIIDSTTGGFEAGISKDGQTREHALLAFTLGVKQMICCCNKMDATTPKYSKARYDEIVKEVSSYLKKVGYNPDKIPFVPISGFEGDNMIERSTNLDWYKGPTLLEALDLIQEPKRPSDKPLRLPLQDVYKIGGIGTVPVGRVETGVIKPGMVVTFGPTGLTTEVKSVEMHHEALPEALPGDNVGFNVKNVAVKDLKRGFVASNSKDDPAKEAANFTSQVIIMNHPGQIGNGYAPVLDCHTSHIAVKFAELLTKIDRRSGKELEKEPKFLKNGDAGMVKMIPTKPMVVETFSEYPPLGRFAVRDMRQTVAVGVIKSVEKKDPSGAKVTKSAAKKK